A genome region from Candidatus Binataceae bacterium includes the following:
- a CDS encoding Ig-like domain-containing protein, which produces MRLRISIALSAAMLALVTASGMSWAQVQITSPSNGQTVSGTVAFTATAAPNVQWVNFYVDDNYRSSSPPYAYSWDSTTTNGGRHTLSVNAYNAAHQLVGSAQVSVTVTAPNATANGAPGVVTLTAPANNANVSGSVAITATAAAGVSWVNIYVDGTYLSSSPPYNFTWNASGASNGAHTITVRGYNTSNQEIGSDSVNVTVGSGTATTTIAAVNASSAAQITSSDGGSDQFTTLASGSSLPSDSECAAQVAYSSWEPRPQNETANHTTPTSSELDSVADASVSADGGAPTSYFARVTGNFTGTTDEILQWGACKWGFDVNLVRAIAANESWWKQSADGDDGVTFGILQIKSTDYPSTVPMSQESTAFNVDWKLAYQRACFDGKLGYLQGSNGYPSSDSGTALWGCVGQWYSGQWYDSAAQTYISQVKTLMDNRVWQEPGF; this is translated from the coding sequence GTGAGATTGAGGATTTCGATCGCGTTATCGGCGGCGATGCTGGCCCTTGTAACGGCTTCTGGCATGAGCTGGGCGCAAGTGCAAATAACCAGCCCCAGCAACGGACAGACCGTCAGCGGTACGGTCGCGTTCACGGCGACGGCGGCACCTAATGTGCAGTGGGTCAATTTCTATGTTGATGACAACTATCGCAGCTCGTCGCCTCCCTACGCCTATAGTTGGGATTCCACCACCACCAACGGCGGGCGTCACACCTTGAGCGTCAATGCTTACAATGCCGCTCACCAATTGGTGGGCAGCGCGCAGGTCAGCGTAACGGTAACCGCCCCCAATGCAACCGCCAACGGTGCGCCCGGCGTAGTAACGCTGACCGCGCCAGCAAACAATGCCAACGTCTCGGGGTCGGTGGCGATCACGGCTACCGCCGCTGCTGGAGTAAGCTGGGTGAATATCTATGTGGATGGCACTTACCTCAGCTCCAGCCCACCATATAACTTCACCTGGAACGCCAGCGGCGCCAGCAATGGAGCACACACCATCACGGTGCGCGGCTATAACACGTCCAACCAGGAAATCGGCAGCGATTCGGTCAATGTAACCGTGGGCTCAGGCACCGCCACGACTACCATCGCCGCGGTCAACGCCAGTTCGGCGGCCCAGATTACGAGCAGCGACGGCGGAAGCGATCAATTCACCACGCTGGCCTCGGGCTCTTCGCTTCCCAGCGACTCCGAATGCGCGGCCCAAGTAGCCTATTCTTCCTGGGAGCCGCGGCCCCAGAATGAGACCGCCAATCACACCACTCCAACCAGTAGCGAATTAGATTCGGTGGCCGATGCTAGCGTGAGCGCCGATGGCGGCGCGCCCACCAGTTATTTCGCGCGAGTGACCGGAAATTTCACCGGCACCACTGATGAAATCCTGCAGTGGGGCGCGTGCAAGTGGGGTTTCGACGTCAACCTAGTGCGCGCCATCGCGGCCAACGAGAGCTGGTGGAAGCAAAGCGCGGACGGCGACGACGGCGTCACCTTCGGCATCTTGCAAATCAAGAGCACCGATTACCCGTCCACCGTGCCGATGAGTCAGGAGAGCACCGCCTTCAACGTGGACTGGAAGCTGGCCTATCAGCGGGCCTGCTTCGATGGCAAGCTGGGCTATTTGCAGGGCTCCAACGGTTATCCGAGCAGCGACAGCGGCACTGCGCTGTGGGGCTGCGTGGGGCAATGGTACAGTGGCCAGTGGTACGATTCGGCAGCTCAGACCTACATCAGCCAGGTCAAGACGCTGATGGACAATCGGGTCTGGCAAGAACCGGGTTTTTAA
- a CDS encoding nuclear transport factor 2 family protein: MDKSLEQKIEELWNREQIKSLTYAYGECIFRRDAEGLANLFTEDGAADFSALGQGIHRGRVALAEFYGRGWSRRIRPFFTNHYIEFHADNQASGWCWFDNRGKQGDESLIGAGKIYDDYRLVQGRWLFSSRRVAPFFMVALNRGWARELD, encoded by the coding sequence ATGGATAAAAGCCTGGAGCAAAAGATCGAAGAGCTGTGGAATCGCGAGCAAATCAAGTCGCTGACCTACGCGTACGGCGAATGCATCTTTCGGCGCGACGCCGAAGGGCTGGCTAATCTCTTCACTGAAGACGGCGCAGCCGATTTCAGCGCCCTAGGCCAGGGTATCCATCGTGGCCGCGTCGCCCTAGCCGAGTTTTATGGACGCGGTTGGTCCCGCCGCATTCGGCCGTTTTTCACCAACCATTACATCGAGTTTCACGCCGACAACCAGGCCAGTGGCTGGTGCTGGTTCGACAATCGCGGTAAGCAAGGCGATGAAAGCTTGATTGGCGCGGGCAAGATCTACGATGACTACCGGTTGGTACAGGGGCGCTGGCTGTTCAGCTCGCGCCGCGTCGCCCCCTTCTTCATGGTTGCACTCAACCGTGGTTGGGCGCGCGAACTGGACTGA
- a CDS encoding VOC family protein, protein MAVITDRSTKAPLLDIKRIGHGTLESRDLVKTRRFYEEVLGFDVIQTSPRSLLIRKGLNHSYAVVENPKLEREMSRLNHNGLDVPSREAVDRAYQLLAQVKDEYGIRKLSHPAEQHGDYAFYFQDLDGNWWEIVAVDESANGYVSIFSDPRFDLTGRHELDGVVKGHVHDAADRERFAASATGESK, encoded by the coding sequence ATGGCAGTAATTACGGACCGCTCCACCAAGGCGCCCTTGCTCGATATCAAGCGGATCGGCCACGGCACCCTAGAGAGTCGCGATCTGGTCAAAACCCGACGCTTTTACGAAGAGGTGCTGGGTTTCGACGTGATTCAAACCAGCCCGCGCTCGCTGCTGATTCGCAAGGGGCTCAACCACAGTTACGCGGTGGTGGAAAATCCCAAGCTGGAGCGCGAGATGTCCCGCTTGAACCACAACGGCCTGGACGTGCCCAGCCGCGAGGCGGTCGATCGTGCCTATCAACTCCTGGCCCAAGTCAAGGACGAGTACGGCATCCGCAAACTCAGCCATCCCGCCGAGCAGCATGGTGACTATGCCTTTTACTTCCAGGATCTGGACGGCAACTGGTGGGAGATCGTGGCGGTGGACGAGTCCGCCAATGGCTACGTCTCGATTTTCAGCGACCCCAGGTTCGACCTGACTGGGCGCCATGAACTCGACGGGGTGGTCAAAGGGCACGTGCACGATGCCGCCGACCGCGAGCGCTTCGCGGCCAGTGCGACGGGCGAGTCGAAGTGA
- a CDS encoding pyridoxamine 5'-phosphate oxidase family protein translates to MNSEQRREFVLAHRTCIFGYNRKHDGPSMSVVYYMMDGPDDILVVTMQERAKAKAVARNPKVSICVLDEKWPPTYLQVYCDAQIEATMDSHPTYVTDQMVRLYGVMAGKPMPAETRAHAEETARRERRVVLRLKPYATFETPPRHVYKPEDAVGLTHWLGQLMPWR, encoded by the coding sequence TTGAACAGCGAACAGCGGCGCGAATTTGTCCTGGCCCACCGCACCTGCATCTTTGGCTACAACCGTAAGCACGACGGTCCCTCGATGTCGGTGGTGTACTACATGATGGACGGCCCTGACGATATCCTGGTGGTGACGATGCAGGAGCGCGCCAAGGCCAAGGCGGTGGCGCGCAATCCCAAAGTTTCGATCTGCGTGCTGGATGAAAAATGGCCGCCCACCTACCTGCAGGTCTACTGCGACGCCCAGATCGAGGCGACCATGGACAGTCATCCGACCTACGTTACCGATCAGATGGTCCGTCTTTATGGCGTGATGGCGGGCAAACCGATGCCGGCCGAGACTCGCGCTCACGCCGAAGAAACCGCGCGACGGGAGCGGCGCGTGGTGCTACGGCTCAAGCCGTACGCAACCTTCGAAACCCCACCACGCCACGTCTATAAGCCTGAAGACGCCGTCGGTCTGACCCATTGGCTAGGGCAATTGATGCCCTGGCGCTGA
- a CDS encoding hydantoinase/oxoprolinase family protein, producing MAIGRSMVRERKAVKQTAATRLAVDIGGTFTDVAAFDQKSGRLLLGKTLSTTHDLVEGIAQGVRKAGSSFGQAALFLHGSTVAINTMLERSGAKTALLITQGYRDIYEIGRINRPDSYNLFFRKHVPLVPRALRLEVRERMSAEGEVLVALDESSVQAICDRLDRERIEAVAILLLHSYRNPAHEARVKAIVQARLPGVFVTASHELSQEYREYERCSTVVANAYVGPRVRDYLSGIGQHLADETCPGAFLLVQSTGGLYEADRARVECIRMLESGPAAGVIGARALCHELHLDDAVAFDMGGTSAKAGVIYRGEELTTGSALVGGYAEGLPVQLPMIHIFEVGTGGGSIASVDQSGALRVGPRSAGAQPGPACYGRGGEQPTVTDANLVLGRLGADRFLGGEMKLDVAAAQRALERIAAPLGMAPTAAAAGILRIAVSAMSYAVKGVSTERGLDAAAFTLIAYGGAGPLHASAIAREIGMRQLIIPRAPGHFCAFGMLFADLRYDYVRTWFTPLAGASFAEIEQVYDNLFAQGRQALERSRVRPRRVVLGRAVDMRYVGQEHAVTIELGPAIFARRDRDAIKRRFDEVHQLRYGTSAPGEAAEIVSLRATVTGVMKKPALEAIGRGGRTPIAAASRGSRPIFFEPDRALKTPAFARAELRAGNQIEGPAVIEEHASTTVVLPGDRLHVDQFGNLLIEVGRTA from the coding sequence ATGGCGATAGGGCGGAGCATGGTGAGGGAGCGGAAAGCGGTCAAGCAAACGGCGGCCACGCGCCTGGCGGTGGATATCGGCGGCACTTTCACCGATGTGGCGGCCTTCGATCAGAAAAGCGGCCGCCTGCTCCTGGGCAAAACTCTTTCTACCACCCACGACTTGGTCGAGGGCATCGCGCAGGGCGTCAGGAAAGCCGGCAGTAGCTTTGGCCAGGCGGCGCTGTTCCTGCACGGCTCCACTGTGGCGATCAACACGATGCTGGAGCGCAGCGGAGCCAAAACCGCCTTGCTGATAACCCAGGGCTATCGCGATATATACGAAATCGGCCGCATCAATCGGCCCGACTCCTACAACCTCTTTTTCCGCAAGCATGTGCCCCTGGTTCCGCGCGCTCTGCGCTTGGAGGTTCGCGAGCGTATGAGCGCCGAGGGCGAAGTGCTGGTGGCGTTGGATGAGAGTAGTGTTCAGGCGATCTGCGATCGTCTGGACAGGGAGCGGATCGAGGCGGTCGCGATCTTGCTTCTGCACTCCTATCGCAATCCCGCTCATGAGGCACGGGTCAAGGCTATCGTGCAGGCGCGCCTGCCGGGAGTCTTTGTCACCGCTTCGCACGAGTTATCCCAGGAATACCGCGAGTACGAACGCTGCTCCACCGTCGTGGCCAACGCCTATGTCGGTCCGCGCGTGCGCGATTACTTGAGTGGCATTGGTCAGCACTTGGCCGACGAAACCTGTCCCGGAGCCTTCCTGCTGGTGCAATCCACCGGTGGCCTGTACGAAGCCGACCGGGCGCGGGTGGAATGCATCCGCATGCTGGAATCGGGGCCCGCCGCCGGGGTAATCGGCGCACGTGCCCTGTGCCACGAACTACATTTGGACGATGCCGTTGCTTTCGACATGGGTGGGACCAGCGCCAAGGCCGGAGTGATCTATCGTGGCGAAGAACTGACCACCGGCAGCGCGCTGGTGGGCGGTTACGCCGAAGGCTTGCCGGTGCAGTTGCCGATGATTCACATTTTCGAGGTCGGCACCGGCGGCGGCAGTATCGCCAGCGTGGACCAAAGCGGCGCGCTGCGGGTGGGGCCGCGCAGCGCAGGCGCCCAGCCCGGTCCAGCCTGCTACGGGCGCGGGGGCGAGCAGCCCACGGTAACCGACGCCAACCTGGTGCTGGGGCGCCTGGGCGCCGATCGCTTCCTGGGCGGCGAAATGAAGCTGGATGTGGCCGCCGCTCAGCGCGCACTTGAACGGATCGCCGCGCCCTTGGGAATGGCGCCAACGGCGGCCGCCGCCGGTATCCTTCGCATAGCGGTCAGCGCCATGTCTTACGCCGTCAAAGGCGTCTCCACCGAGCGCGGGCTGGACGCCGCCGCCTTCACCCTGATTGCCTATGGCGGAGCCGGACCGCTGCACGCCAGCGCAATTGCGCGCGAGATCGGGATGCGCCAGCTCATCATACCACGCGCCCCCGGCCATTTTTGTGCCTTCGGGATGTTGTTTGCCGACTTGCGCTACGATTACGTGCGGACCTGGTTCACCCCGTTGGCGGGTGCCTCCTTTGCCGAGATCGAGCAGGTTTACGACAACCTGTTCGCCCAAGGGCGCCAAGCGCTTGAGCGCAGCCGGGTACGGCCGCGGCGTGTCGTGCTGGGGCGCGCGGTGGATATGCGCTACGTCGGCCAGGAACACGCGGTCACCATCGAACTAGGTCCGGCCATTTTCGCCCGCCGCGATCGCGACGCGATCAAGCGGCGCTTCGATGAGGTCCACCAGTTGCGCTACGGCACTTCGGCCCCGGGCGAGGCTGCGGAAATCGTCAGCTTGCGCGCCACCGTAACCGGTGTGATGAAAAAACCGGCGCTCGAGGCTATTGGGCGCGGCGGGCGCACCCCCATCGCAGCAGCCTCGCGCGGCAGCCGGCCCATCTTTTTCGAGCCGGATCGCGCGCTCAAAACTCCCGCTTTTGCTCGCGCCGAGCTGCGCGCCGGCAACCAGATCGAGGGGCCGGCAGTGATCGAGGAACACGCTTCAACCACAGTCGTGCTACCGGGCGATCGTCTGCACGTAGACCAGTTCGGCAATCTGTTAATCGAGGTCGGAAGGACCGCGTAA
- a CDS encoding hydantoinase B/oxoprolinase family protein has protein sequence MKVGKAGGKSKNKLKLASAPRAVVRARGQRRPSAPGADAVLTEIIRNGVIAVTEEMKTNLMRTAYNMIVYEALDFTVGLFTATGETVSIGLGLPMFIRGMAETIRAELRHFGPGGLAPGDILVTNDAYLTGSHLNHFTFSLPIFHQGVLVAFACCMAHWPDVGGTLGGVTTDIYSEGIQIPLLKYQSAGVVNQDLLDILRMNVRLPERAMGDLRAQITAVTTGERRFLELLDRYGRQPVLDAIARIMDHSEAAARARTRSIPDGVYEAEAYMDDDGVEVGKRIPLKVRVEVAGEEMTIDLSEVSRQVRGFYNSGATTGYACAQVAYKCLTSPTDYPINEGSFRSLKVVLAPGTIVSAVRPAAMRWWMTFPMTIVDSVFKALSTVIPERTIAGHHADLAVATVHGISPRDQRLFLASTGPVGGGWGAKLGEDGVSATVALNDGDTHNNPIEQLEAKYPLLIERHALRNDSGGAGEFRGGLGIEQIIRARAPVTVNMQIDRVHCPPWGLAGGLDGMGNQVTLRLQGQEITNLPNAKVLTQPLQPDDAFVVRTGGGGGFGDPLRRDPRRVADDVAQEYVSREQARQLYGVVIDEQGQVDAGATAALRAKLAQPARDRAPASRQ, from the coding sequence ATGAAAGTGGGAAAGGCTGGCGGCAAATCCAAAAACAAACTCAAGCTGGCGTCCGCGCCCCGGGCCGTGGTCCGCGCGCGCGGCCAGCGGCGTCCAAGCGCGCCGGGCGCCGATGCGGTCCTGACCGAGATCATTCGCAACGGCGTGATCGCAGTGACCGAAGAAATGAAAACCAATCTGATGCGCACTGCCTACAACATGATCGTTTACGAGGCGCTGGATTTTACCGTCGGGCTGTTCACCGCCACCGGTGAGACGGTATCGATTGGGCTGGGGCTGCCGATGTTTATCCGCGGGATGGCCGAAACCATCCGCGCCGAACTAAGGCACTTTGGGCCCGGTGGACTGGCTCCCGGCGACATTTTGGTTACCAACGACGCCTATCTGACCGGCAGCCATCTCAACCATTTCACCTTCAGCCTGCCAATCTTCCATCAGGGCGTGCTGGTGGCCTTTGCCTGCTGCATGGCGCATTGGCCCGACGTGGGTGGGACCCTGGGCGGAGTCACGACCGATATCTATTCGGAAGGAATTCAGATCCCGCTGCTGAAGTATCAGAGCGCCGGGGTGGTCAACCAAGACCTGCTCGATATCCTGCGCATGAACGTGCGTCTGCCCGAGCGCGCGATGGGCGATTTGCGGGCTCAGATCACCGCGGTGACCACCGGCGAGCGGCGCTTTCTGGAGCTGCTCGATCGCTACGGTCGCCAACCGGTGCTCGATGCGATCGCGCGTATCATGGATCATTCCGAAGCCGCCGCGCGCGCTCGCACCCGCTCCATTCCCGATGGCGTTTACGAGGCCGAAGCCTACATGGACGACGACGGGGTAGAGGTCGGCAAACGCATCCCACTCAAAGTGCGGGTAGAAGTAGCCGGCGAGGAAATGACGATCGATTTGTCGGAAGTCAGTCGGCAGGTGCGCGGCTTCTACAATTCGGGCGCGACCACGGGTTACGCCTGCGCGCAGGTGGCCTACAAATGTCTGACCTCGCCCACCGACTATCCGATCAACGAGGGTAGCTTCCGCTCGCTCAAGGTAGTGCTGGCGCCGGGCACGATCGTAAGCGCGGTGCGGCCAGCCGCGATGCGCTGGTGGATGACTTTTCCCATGACTATCGTCGATAGCGTCTTCAAGGCGCTCTCGACGGTGATTCCCGAGCGCACCATCGCCGGCCATCATGCCGACCTGGCAGTGGCCACCGTCCATGGCATCTCGCCCCGCGATCAGCGTTTGTTTTTGGCCAGCACCGGACCGGTGGGCGGCGGATGGGGCGCCAAGCTAGGCGAGGACGGGGTCAGCGCGACCGTGGCGCTCAACGACGGCGATACCCACAACAATCCGATCGAACAACTGGAAGCCAAGTACCCCTTGCTGATCGAGCGTCACGCCTTGCGCAACGACTCCGGTGGCGCGGGCGAATTTCGCGGCGGCTTGGGAATCGAGCAGATCATCCGGGCGCGCGCCCCGGTCACCGTCAATATGCAGATCGATCGCGTCCATTGTCCTCCCTGGGGCTTGGCGGGCGGACTCGACGGAATGGGTAATCAGGTCACCCTGCGCCTGCAAGGCCAAGAGATCACCAACTTGCCCAACGCCAAGGTGCTGACCCAGCCGCTGCAACCCGACGACGCCTTCGTCGTACGCACCGGAGGCGGAGGTGGCTTCGGCGATCCCCTGCGACGCGACCCGCGCCGGGTGGCCGACGACGTGGCGCAGGAGTATGTCAGCCGCGAGCAGGCCCGCCAGCTGTACGGGGTGGTGATCGACGAGCAGGGACAAGTGGACGCGGGCGCAACCGCGGCCTTGAGAGCGAAGTTGGCGCAGCCCGCCCGCGATCGAGCTCCGGCCTCGCGCCAATGA
- the ligD gene encoding DNA ligase D yields the protein MALERYREKRNPERTPEPFGSEPFVTGQRGGIFVVQKHAARRLHYDFRLEMEGVLRSWAVPKGPSLDPSVKRLAVMVEDHPLEYGDFEGIIPQGNYGAGAVIVWDRGVYEALEPDMPVAKAIATGKLDFILRGYKLNGAFTLVRTKFGSADKPQWLLIKKRDEAALPGDDVLTAHPRSVLSGLLVEEMHEAARVQEKTLATLGKLGAARHDGPLRSADFPLALAKLVEQPFDGDQWLFEVKYDGVRALAIRDQGRPRLFGRRGNDISAQYPEVVLAANALPYGRFIFDGEIVQFDEQGKPSFQLLQRRIHLNDRRAIARLSFAQPVRYFVFDLLAFGSYDLRGLVLERRKELLKDLIKGEGVLAYCDHLVGQGKEFFAAVAESGLEGIVAKRRAAPYRGRRSDDWLKIKAPRTSRFVIGGYTRPAGSRTHFGALLLGQYERDGQLRFIDKVGTGFDREKLRTIYALLHPRERSSSPFRPSQPGQPKPPRAATFCEPELVCAVRFGEYTNQGGIRHPSFQQLLPEVSPRDCIYEGPQAEAAQTASTNGAAPAIDSPLQQAAAPAHGPVHRFSITNPDKIFWPEEGYTKADLIDYYLGIAPWMLPYLKERPVMLTRYPDGITGKSFYQKDAPGFAPSWLRTTRIYSQESRRELAFFVLDDAEALAYVANLGTITIHIWSSHLPQLEHPDWLLFDIDPKGTTTARAIEVARRVGDELRALGLRPSLKGSGQAGFHVVVGLQPRYTYEQARMFSELVARLVITRIPELATINRNPRTRQGKVYIDYLQLGHGKTIAAPFAVRPQPGAPVSAPLSWEELEPGYDPSAFTIKTMPARMARLREDSFLGALQDKQTLEQALPRLESALRKP from the coding sequence ATGGCTCTTGAACGATACCGCGAAAAGCGTAACCCCGAGCGTACCCCCGAACCCTTTGGCTCCGAGCCCTTCGTTACAGGCCAGCGCGGCGGCATCTTCGTCGTGCAGAAGCACGCGGCGCGCCGGCTCCATTACGACTTCCGCCTGGAGATGGAAGGAGTGCTGCGGTCGTGGGCGGTGCCCAAGGGTCCCTCGCTCGATCCCAGCGTCAAGCGACTGGCCGTGATGGTGGAAGACCATCCGCTGGAATATGGCGACTTCGAGGGCATCATTCCCCAGGGCAACTATGGCGCCGGCGCGGTCATCGTCTGGGATCGCGGCGTGTACGAGGCCCTTGAGCCGGATATGCCGGTGGCGAAGGCGATCGCGACCGGCAAGCTGGATTTCATCCTGCGCGGCTACAAGCTGAACGGCGCCTTCACCCTGGTGCGCACCAAGTTCGGCAGTGCCGATAAACCGCAATGGCTGCTGATCAAGAAGCGCGACGAAGCCGCGCTCCCGGGCGACGATGTGCTCACCGCCCATCCTCGCTCCGTGCTCTCGGGGCTGCTGGTGGAAGAGATGCACGAAGCGGCCCGGGTCCAGGAGAAGACGCTGGCGACTCTGGGCAAGCTTGGGGCCGCGCGCCACGACGGGCCGCTGCGTTCTGCCGATTTCCCCCTGGCGCTAGCCAAACTAGTCGAGCAGCCCTTCGACGGCGATCAGTGGCTGTTCGAAGTCAAATACGATGGCGTGCGCGCGCTGGCGATTCGCGATCAGGGCCGACCGCGCCTGTTCGGCCGGCGCGGCAACGACATCAGCGCGCAGTATCCCGAAGTTGTGCTGGCCGCCAACGCCTTGCCTTACGGCCGTTTTATCTTTGACGGCGAAATCGTCCAATTCGACGAGCAGGGAAAGCCCAGCTTCCAGCTCTTGCAGCGACGCATCCATCTGAACGATCGGCGCGCGATCGCTCGGCTCAGTTTTGCCCAGCCCGTGCGCTACTTCGTTTTCGATTTGCTCGCCTTCGGTTCCTACGATCTGCGCGGGCTGGTGCTCGAGCGGCGCAAGGAGTTGCTCAAGGATCTGATCAAGGGCGAAGGTGTGCTGGCTTACTGCGATCATCTGGTCGGACAAGGTAAGGAATTTTTTGCCGCGGTTGCGGAAAGCGGTTTGGAGGGGATCGTGGCCAAGCGCCGTGCGGCACCTTACCGCGGCCGGCGCAGCGACGATTGGCTCAAGATCAAGGCTCCGCGCACCAGCCGTTTTGTGATCGGAGGCTACACCAGGCCCGCCGGCAGCCGAACCCATTTCGGTGCTCTCCTGCTGGGACAGTACGAGCGCGACGGACAGCTACGCTTTATCGACAAGGTTGGCACGGGCTTCGATCGCGAGAAGTTGCGAACTATTTACGCGCTGCTGCACCCGCGTGAGCGCTCCAGCTCGCCTTTTCGCCCTTCCCAGCCCGGGCAACCAAAGCCGCCGCGCGCCGCCACATTCTGCGAGCCGGAGCTCGTTTGTGCCGTCCGCTTCGGCGAATACACCAATCAGGGTGGAATCCGCCATCCCAGCTTCCAGCAATTGCTGCCTGAGGTCTCGCCCCGTGACTGTATCTACGAGGGGCCACAGGCCGAAGCCGCGCAAACAGCCTCGACCAACGGCGCCGCACCCGCGATAGATAGCCCGCTGCAACAAGCCGCGGCCCCGGCGCACGGCCCGGTTCATCGCTTTAGTATTACCAATCCCGACAAGATTTTCTGGCCCGAGGAAGGTTACACCAAAGCCGATTTGATCGACTACTACTTGGGGATCGCGCCTTGGATGCTGCCTTACCTGAAGGAACGGCCGGTGATGCTGACGCGGTATCCCGATGGCATCACGGGCAAGAGTTTCTATCAGAAGGATGCGCCAGGCTTTGCCCCTTCCTGGCTGCGCACCACCCGGATCTATTCACAAGAATCGCGGCGCGAGCTTGCCTTCTTTGTCCTGGACGACGCCGAGGCGCTGGCGTATGTCGCCAACCTAGGCACTATCACGATTCACATCTGGTCCTCGCACCTGCCCCAGTTGGAACATCCCGACTGGCTGTTGTTCGATATCGATCCCAAGGGCACTACGACCGCGCGCGCGATCGAGGTGGCCCGCCGGGTCGGCGACGAGTTGCGCGCCCTCGGCCTGAGGCCGAGTCTGAAAGGGTCGGGGCAGGCCGGCTTTCACGTCGTGGTGGGCCTGCAACCGCGCTACACTTACGAGCAGGCGCGGATGTTCTCCGAGCTGGTGGCGCGCCTGGTAATCACGCGCATCCCCGAGCTGGCGACGATCAATCGCAATCCGCGCACGCGCCAGGGCAAGGTTTATATCGATTATCTGCAACTAGGCCACGGTAAAACCATCGCCGCGCCCTTCGCCGTGCGGCCCCAACCGGGCGCGCCGGTTTCGGCGCCACTTAGTTGGGAGGAGTTGGAGCCCGGTTATGATCCCTCCGCGTTCACGATCAAGACGATGCCGGCGCGAATGGCGCGGCTTAGAGAAGATTCGTTTCTCGGCGCGCTGCAGGATAAGCAGACACTGGAGCAGGCGTTGCCGCGACTGGAGAGCGCGCTGCGAAAGCCGTGA
- a CDS encoding Ku protein — translation MAARPVSNGTISFGLVSIPVRLFSATVSRQVSFNLLHNKDGSRIQQKIYCPVDDKIIDRSELVRGYEVEKGRYVTFSDEELKALEAQDDHAIEIDHFLPLDKVDPLYFEGAYWLACEPVAAKAYRLLTEAMAQTGQVALARFTMRGKEHLVLIRPLSEGLVLHTMFYADEVRAATEVDRGLNAEVKPAELALAKRLIGELAEKSFQPEKYHDGFRERVLEAAQRKLAGQQVTEAAPEPRRGQVIDLMGALKASLEKRGLKLGEAAEQPKAPPVEGEAKTAKSVGRRTSGERRRAGAKK, via the coding sequence ATGGCAGCGCGACCGGTTTCCAACGGCACGATCTCCTTTGGCTTGGTCTCGATCCCGGTGCGGTTATTTTCCGCCACGGTTTCCAGGCAGGTCAGCTTCAACCTGCTGCACAACAAGGACGGCAGCCGTATCCAGCAGAAGATCTATTGCCCGGTAGATGACAAAATAATCGATCGCAGCGAGCTGGTGCGCGGCTACGAGGTTGAAAAAGGCCGTTATGTGACGTTCAGCGACGAGGAGCTAAAGGCGCTGGAGGCTCAGGACGATCACGCCATCGAGATCGATCATTTCCTGCCTTTGGACAAAGTCGATCCGCTCTATTTCGAGGGCGCCTACTGGCTGGCCTGCGAACCGGTCGCGGCCAAGGCCTATCGCCTGCTCACCGAAGCGATGGCGCAGACCGGGCAGGTGGCTTTGGCCCGCTTCACCATGCGCGGCAAAGAGCATCTGGTCCTGATTCGGCCGCTGTCCGAAGGCCTGGTTCTGCATACCATGTTCTATGCCGACGAGGTGCGCGCCGCCACCGAGGTCGATCGGGGACTCAACGCCGAGGTCAAACCCGCCGAACTGGCTCTGGCCAAGCGCCTGATCGGCGAGTTGGCGGAGAAGAGCTTCCAGCCCGAAAAATACCACGACGGCTTCCGCGAGCGGGTACTCGAAGCGGCGCAGCGCAAGCTGGCGGGCCAGCAGGTGACCGAAGCCGCGCCCGAGCCGCGGCGCGGCCAGGTGATCGATTTGATGGGCGCGCTCAAGGCTTCGCTGGAGAAGCGCGGGCTGAAGCTGGGCGAAGCTGCCGAGCAGCCAAAGGCCCCGCCCGTGGAGGGCGAAGCCAAAACAGCGAAAAGCGTCGGGCGCCGCACCAGCGGCGAGCGGCGGCGCGCCGGGGCCAAGAAATAA